CTTCTGCCCTCCCTATTTTCACATCCCTAAACATTTTATAGCTGAGAATTTCCTAGTGGGGGGTGGACAGTTCAGTTTGGTCTAGGAATGCTGATCTGACAACTTACTATTGGTGTGCCTCCTCAGGGCCTGCTTCCAAGGGGCCAGCATCCCAACCCACTTCGGGAGAAAAACCGACAGGTAAACGAGCTGGTACGGGCAGCATTAGCTGGCCATCCCCGAGCCCACTTCTTAGATGCAGACCCTGGCTTTGTGCATTCTGATGGCACCATAAGCCACCATGACATGTATGATTACCTACATCTGAGCCGCTTGGGGTACACACCTGTTTGCCGGGCCCTGCACTCCTTGCTTCTTCGTCTCCTGGCTCAAGACCAGGGCCAAGGTGTCCCTCTGCCAGAGACCACACCCTGAGCGTCTCTCCTTCCCATGACATTAAATTCTCCTTCTGCTTGTTTCTTGCTTTAATGGCTAACCTTGTCTGGGTACCACCGTCAGCCAGATCCTTGACCGCATAGTTAGGCGGGGTGTTTCTATTTGTAACTGAGTTAGAGATCACTAGTCCATCAAGGCATTCTGGTTCTTGCAGTCAGTTAAATTTCAGTAGTGTGCTTGGGGAAGTTCTGGGTGGAACTGATTTGCTATCATTACTGTCAGGGTCAAGGTCAGAAAATCTCTGGATCAGTGTCCATCAaatcccaccacccccacccccaagctgtCCCTTCAGGGAGCTGTCCCAGCTGATACACACTAACTTCTGGTGGTCTGGTCCAAGTTCAGATGCCATTTCAGACCTTCTACACCCTCCAGGATTCATACCTTTGCACACGAAGGCTAATTCTGTCTTAGGCGGACTCTTCTTCACTGGCAGCAGTGGTAACTGAGTCAGTCCCTGAGGATAGCCCATGGCCCCAAACTGGCCTCCTAAATTCTGCCTCTTGCAATGATTGAGTGAAATAACTCTACCACCAAGTGGTAAACTGCCTTCCTCACAGCTCAAGGTCTCAGCATAGGCAGATGGGCACCGTTCCCAGACTGCTCAGGCTGCCTCACTCACAGAGGCAGAGATGTCAACACAAAGGCCCTTGACCATAACAGGGTATCAATGGCATAGTGGCAGTCTTGGAACTGCCCCATGATCACCTGGGAAAAGGAGTGTGAAAGTAATACTTGAGAAACAAGTCAGCAGCCAGAGGTGTGTTAAACAGCTTTAATCTCGGTCATTGCGGCTTCTCGGCACAGTAAGAAATATTGCACATGATCAACATGTTTTGTTCTGGGAATGGGGACAATGGAAGGGGGAAATCACCTTCTTAGAAAGTACAACCCAAGTTGGGAGGGCAGAGGGTGGGGAAAATCCTCCCCATGCCTGTGGCAAAGTGCAggagcccccccccaccccaaactaaCCTGAGTCCAGCCCCTCTGGGGGAAAAGGGGGGATGCATGAACTCCCCACTACTCCACAGGCCTCTCCCTGTGGCCCAAGGCTCATGTTACCCTCCAGCTTGCAGCCCTCACAGGAGCTGTTCTGCATAAAGTACAAGTGAAAAGCTCTGAAGGGAGCTCAGAGGAGGGAGTCTGTGCCCctcagctgccccccccccccaagcacagGGAGGGACTATATACAAGGGGAACAGGCCACATCCCACGCCAAACTGGAAAGGACAAAATGGCTTACTGGGGAGGAGGTAACTATCCCACTGTCTGGCCCCCAATTCCTGCCATCTATATACTGTCCATATCCTGAGGGGGGtactgtgggtcctgggatcttTTCAAGGGCACCTCACCTGCCTGTGGCAGCTGTAGAGGGgccagagggaggtggggagggttgGGAAGCCCCCTCCCAGCCAGGCTGTCCAGGCCCAGGCTCTGGGGGTGGAGGCAGTGGCGGGGCAGCTTGGGCAGTGCCAGAGTCCgagcctggagaggtggggtCAGGGCACCCAGCAGGGCTGGGAGTAGGGACAGGAGTAGCAGCCATGCCAGTAGGGGGTGGTCCAGAGAGAGGGGCCTCAGCCCCAGGGGGCTGCTCTGTGGGAGTGGCCGCCTGCATGATCTTCTGGCGGACCTCTCGGATCTTCAATTGCAGACACACCTTGGATGGGAAAATGTCTGCATAGCGGGCTTGGAAGGCTGCTGTGGCCTGGGCTGGGGGACAGAAAGGTGGTGAGAGATGTGGTCAAGTCCCCAGGAGTGATTCCCAGGAGTATAAGACTTGCTCACCTGATGGGAAGAAGCCATGATCCTGGAAGAGCTGCATGACCAGGGCCCGGCGTTGGTCCAGGGTGCGCCGCAGTGATGAGTAGGGTACTTTCTCATACTCCAGCTCTCCTAGCACATCCTCAGTTTCAGTACCTGCCCAGGTAAAGGGAAGGAGCGCAGTCGTCACGGCTGCAGTCAGGGCTGCAGCGGAGACCCCATACTCCCTGCCATCATCCAAGTGCCCACCAAGCCTTGCCCCACGACCCTCACGACACCACCACTCCTGGAAGCCCTTGGTCTCCTGAATACCGGCACCTGTGCGGTCGAAGGTGAAGATGTCACCCTCGCACTTGGCACTCTTGGGGGTGTTGGGCTCTGAGCTGCAGCTCGACCGTCTCCTCATCTTGCGCTTGGGTGAGGTGGGGTCCTCAGGCGCCGAGTCCAAGTCTAGCCAAATAAGCAGACTCTGCTTTAGTGGAGGTGGCCTCTGGCCTGTCCCCCACTTACTTAGGAGCCAGGGCTGCCTACCAGTggaattcttcctcttcttgcgGTAGGAGCCAAGGATGGCCCGAGGCGAGGTGGCCAGAGACTGCAGGGTGGGTGAAGGCAGCACCTCCTCTGGCCGAAACTCGGGTAGCTCAGCAAACCGTTCTTCAAAGTCCACTTCTGACAGGACCCTGCTGGAGAGCCAGCAGGGTCACCTCTTTTTGTCTCCGTCTGCAGCGGCCCCTTCTCCCACCAGCCCTAGGTAGTCCACCACGGCCCCAGGCCCTGCTCACCTGTCCACAGAGTCAAAGGTCTTCTTCAGGGGTGGGGGCCGCACCTTCATCTTCTTGCCAGAACTAGTCACTTCTTTGCGCTCAGGTGTTTCCCCAGCTGCCCTCCCACTACTGCCCtcactgctgccactgctgcttcCACTAGGGACtgtggctggagcaggagctgggctggggggagtgggaggctCCCCACGActctccaggcccagcccagGGACTCGCCAGTCTGAAGATGAGCTGGGGAATTTGCTGGCCTGGGTTGGGGACAGGCAAGAACACTGGACTTAGATGTAGTCATGGGGGCTCCTGCCTGGAATCCAGCACTCAGTATCCACCACAAGTAGTAGATCAGCTTAGGCTACAGGGACGAGACTCGAAAGGGGAGTGGAGCAGGGCAGACGATGAGCCAATAGCCAGAAACAAGATGAGGCGAGATGAAAGATGAGACAGACCCTTGGCCTCCCTCCGAAGGCCAGGATACCCTGAATGCAGGCCCCAGATACGATGAGATACAGCAGATAGGCAGAAGACCCACAGAGGGAAAAGAACAGTTAAAAGTGGCCAGCAACCGGACCAGCACTACGGGAATCCATAGCCAGCTAGATACTTACAGTCTCAGGGCCTTTGGTGCCAGGTCGCTCCTCAGCaggcaggggtaggggtgggctGCTCCGAGCAGCAGGAGGCCACGTctctgggggaggtggggggactgGGGGTGTGGGCTGCCCATCAAGCTCGGATTCTGGAGCAGCTGGCTCTCGGGCTGCGCCAGAGTCCAGAGACTGTCGGGATGTAGGTCCAGGCCGCCCAGTGGCACCCGATTCAAAAGACCCCACGGGAATGCTGGCGATGGCTGCCTTCACCTTCTGGGGGGCCTTTGGACTGGGCCGCTGGGCCTTGGGAGCCACTAAGCTGTAGGTCATGGAGCCTGCTGGTAAGGAAAGGAACGTCGACTAAGCCAGGCCTCACTGAAGCCCATTCCCTGAATTCCCCAACCTGCACAAACCCTGCCACAGAGTCTCCCTGACACCCACCTGTGGTACTCGAGAAAGGACTAGTGGGGGCTGGAGTGGCAGTGGCAGAGGCTGCCGGGCCCTTGGGCAGAATGGCAGCAGCAGGTGGGGGGGTGCTGGTGGccacagtgtagaccaggcttggagGAGCTTGGGAAGGTGGGCCCAGGGGTGCTGAGGTGGGTGCAGGGCTGCCAGGGTAAAACGCCGTTATGACAGGGCCTCCAGGGGCTGTGCAGGCAGGAGGCAACTGGGGGCTAGGCACAGGCGACACGCCCACCTGGCCAGGAGCCAGCAATGGAGCTTGGCCTGCtgggaggaagacagaagaggcagGGAACCAAGTCAGGGTCTGGAGCTGTGGCAACCCCACCCCAAGTCCCCAGGCCAGCCCTCACCTGAGAGCAGGGGCTGTACAAAGGCAGGACCACTGGGCCCCAACGATGTGAAGCCCAGAGCTACAGAGCTGGTGGGCCCGTATGAGGTCACTGTTCCAGCCTGACTGCATGCAGGACTGGTACCCAGAGGCAGAGTGTGGCCACCTGCTGACTGCACATAAGTGATTCTGCACAGGAGAGGAAACGGGAGGAGTCAAGTGAGGTGGGCTGGCCCTACCCCACCCCTGGTCTGCCCTGCAAGCCAGGCAGGAAAAGGGCTTAACTGGACTCACCTTGTGGAAGAGGGCAACAGGACCTTCTGAGGCTGTGATGTGGGTCCTGGCATTGTGGCTGGGCTCAGGGGTGGCACCAGACCGCTAGGTGTGCTCACAGGCACAGGAGTCAGCTGGATAATCTGTGAGCAAAAGCTAGAGTGAGATGTGATCCCAAAGGAGAGCGGACTAAGGCCTAGACTACAGGCTAAGGAGGATGCAGATAAGGAACAGGTACAGAGAGATACTGAGGAGACCAGTGGGCTGCACAGAAACAGTAAGAAAAACAGGCAGCAGCTCACAGATCCTCAATGCTAAGCCTGCCTGCTTTCCTCAGTTCCAACTAAAATGTCAATGTTTCCTTTGCACCTCTCCCTCTTGGGATACTGCGTAAACTCCGAAGCCTGTTTTCGCAGACACTCTGGGCTTTCTCTGGACATCcccagctttttttcttcttctatttttgaaGACTCATTACTTTTATGTACATgcgcactgtgtgcatgcagtgcctgtggaagccagaggagggcgtctgatcccctggaactggagttagaggtggttgtgcactaacatggtgctgggaacccaggtcctcagtaagaacagcaagtgctctccagTTTCCctgccccctttttgagacaggtgggcctgggactcattatgtagaaggctggccttaaactcacccAGATGTCCAtgtgctctgtctcctgagtgttagaaGTAAATGggtgtgccatcatacccagccCCAACTCATTTTCTGCATCAGCTTACAGACCTCCCTGGCTAACCCTTACGCAAAAGGCATGACTTTCTCTTCCTTATTCCTATCCCCATCCTTCCCAGCAACTGCCAGGATTTACAGCCTGCACTTGCCCTGTTGTTTTTCTCCCATActcttaataaatattaatccCCAAGCTTCAGATAAACACCAGTCTAAGTCCcagagggaaaaaagaggaaacGGGAAAGGCAAACAGTGACACAGGTGATACAAGGATGACACCCAACAGTGAGGCAAGGGGAGGCCACTACCAGAGTGCCTTACCTTGCTGGGTTGCTGGGCACCATTTTGGACAGGTACTGAGAAAGGTGAGCTGACCAGGGGCAGTGGCTGGCCAGCCCCTGCCCCTCGAACTGGCATGCTCGGGGCAGCCAGTGGGACTAGCACCTTCCCAGGAAGCAGCTGGGCTGAGCCACCTGAGGGCGTGGCCTGGACAGGAGAAACTGACTGGGCTAGAAGAGGCAACAAAAGGTTACAAGACAATCCAACAGGCCAGTGCCCCAAATCCTCCCAATACCCGGCTCAGGTCTCACCTTTAGGGGGTGGGGCGGAAGGTACAGACTGCAGGATAGGGATGCCAGCAGTGGGCGCAGTGGCAGCCAAGACCTTTCCGTTGGTCGAGGTGCCCGGAGGGAGAGTGAAACGGATGCTGGTGGTGGGTGCAGGGCCACTGGGAGCTGCTGCCTTGGTCCCAGGGGGTGGTGCTGGGGCGGGTGCCACTTGAAGCTGCTGGGGCAGTGTGGGCAGGATGTACTGCACCTGGGTGATTCCCCCAGCCTTGCCTAGGGCACCCGGCTGCAGGATGCCCAGGGGTACTGGCCCATTGGGGCCACTCCCAGCACTTGCTCCTGAGCCTGCAGGGGTCACACTGCCTGGGGCTCCCTGGGCAATAAACTGAACAGCAGACGATGCAGGAGCCCCATAGCCTGGGGTACCCACCAGCAGGTTGGTGACAGTAGCAGGTGCCTTCCCCACAGTGCCCAGCAGGGGACCAGCTACCAAGTGTGGGGCCGGTGAGGTGGCGGCTGCTGACTTCTTATCTGAATACACTAAACTGACACCCAATGGGGACCCCCCAGGCACCCGAGACCCAGTGCCCATTTCAGTCCTGGCACCTGTGTCATTTGAAGACGCCTCAGCCCGGCCAGAGGTGGGAAAGGGCTTAGAGGCAATGGGCACAGGAGTGCTGCTGACAGGCCGGACCACATTGGTGACCATGGTGGCAGCAGGGCGGGACAGAGGGGCTGCTGGGGCCCCATAGGCCAGTGATGGGGCCGGGGTTGAGGGCACTCGTGTACCACTGCCCTCCCGTTCCTCCTTGCTTGGAGGCAGAACCAGTGTCTGCAGAATGTTTCCTCCCACACTGGGAGGTGCTGCAATGACTGAGGGGCCTGGTGCCTCCAGGCTACCAACACTTTCGGGTCTCTTGCGCCGGAAGGTGCCAGGATCCGTCGGAAGAAACCGAGTGGTTTTGGAAGGTGTTGTTGGACCCCCAACTCCAGGAGGTGGGGGCCGTAGTGGGACTGCTGTGCCGCCCTGACCAGACTCCTGGGTCTTAAAGGTCCCAGAGCCCAGTGAAAAGGAGGTGGAGACTGAAGTGGAAgcaggtgaggaggaggaagatggggtggGACCATAGCCTTTGCTGAAGGCTGCAGGTGGATCCGGGGGCCCTGGAGGCTCAGGGTCCAGGGTTGGACGGCAATGGGTAAAAGAGGAGCGGATGACAGGTGAGAACACCTTACGGCCAAAGCCCTGggttaaggaaaaagaaacttaaaCTCAGGGAGTGTAGACAGCTGGACCCCTATGCCAGGAACCCCTGCCTACTTGTAAGCCAGGAAAACCAAAAGCACCTCTGCCAGCTGAAGGCCAACTCATTCTGGATGTGACCCAACTGCCCACGAGCCAAGAAGCTTGCTTTCTCCAGAGCCAGTCCTCCCCCTGGGTCAGTCATCCGGGAGGGGTCTGAGTGGCAGGACAGCGTCACATCCCAGCCTCACCTTGTTGCCCTCTGGGTCCTCCCCAGAGCTGTCTCCACTCTCACTGTCAGTCACCCGTTCCTTACACTTGAGGTCAATGTCAGTGGTGCCGAAACTGTCATCAGCTGAGGGAACAGGAACAGTGTGGGGAAGGGAATGAGTACAGAACTACCCAGGAGGAGATAGCCTGGAACAGAATCTGAGTTCTGACTTCAGCTCTGTGCCAAGCAGACTAGTGAGGAGATGGTGACCATGGCAGCAGCAGGGCGGGACAGAGGGGGCCCTGGAGGATAGTCCCGGGTCCAGGGCTATGTGCATCTAACAGAGCAGCACTGGAAACATACACTGGGAAGAGCATCTAGTGCTCTGCTAATGACACCCATGTCCTTGGGTTTCCTGCATGGCTGGCAGCTTCCTTGGCCAAAGCAGAACTGACGATCTACAGCCACAAACAAACATGGAAAAGAACAGGCTGAAGGAGCCTTTGATGCAAGGCCCCACCAGGACTATAAACCTGCCCTACTCACCAATGACATCATcatccccttcttcctcacaGATGACCATACGTTCCTCATCACTGGTCATGTCCTCACTGGCAGCACGCTGGGAACGAGAGGCTCGAGAGGGCAACAGTGGGGGCCGCCCACTAGTGGCCAAGGTACCTCCTTCACCAGGAGCTGCAAAAGATCCTGGAGCGCCATACTGGGGGGAAGGCTTTGGGCCGGAGTACGACGTGGGGCCAGACACCATCTGTGGGACAGGTGGCAGGGAGGGTTTAGTTGGGTCTGCTGCCTCACACAGCCCTCCTAACCTACCTCCCTGGTGACCTGTGCCTCAAACCTGGGTCAGTTCTTGTAGTGCCTGGCTGTCGACTTCCCCAGCGTCAAGACTGTGCACGCCGCTGTGGGAGAAGGCTCTAGGTCGGGCCGAACCAGGTCCCCCAACCGTGTGCAGCCGTTCTGTTCCACAGGGGCCACTCCCTGGAGGCTTGGTGTCCGAGGTCAGGAGTGTCTGGGCTGCAACGGACAGGAGCTCAGAAGACACTGTAAAGCACAAGTTGTTAGGGCTGTCAGAGTCAGGAAGCCTCCCACCAGCACCTGGACTGGCCCAACTTTCCACAGATGTGTCTAGGTCCTGGGCAGAAACAGGCTGGAGACCCTGAGCCACTTGGTAGAGATAAAACACCAGTCTCCAGCCCAACATCTCCTTCCTGAAGTTTCTGTCCTCTGGGACAAGCCCATTCCTGGAAGCAGACATTCTCAGTGAGCGAACCTCGTCACTGGTCCATGAGGTTTGGGCTGGTTAGTTAACCACTGGCCTTTCTGAGCCTTAGTGTTCCTATGAGAGAAGCAGTAAGATTCCCCACTCTCATGGAAGGCCATATCCACAGCATTATACCCCCAAAAGTACCCCAGAACTCCTAGAGGCAACCAATCCAGGGCATACAGAGTGACAATGGTTCCAACTATGGTTTCGGGGAGCCAACCAAGCTAGGGTTTCAATCTTGGTTGTGGCACTTATTAGCCTAGGACTTTAATAAAGTAACTTGGCATCTCTGAGTCTATATCCTCATCTGGAAAAGGGATCTGATTTTTGGGCATGtagtaaatgctcaataaatagtAGTAGGCAACGATTTGTACTTGGGTCTCTTTTCTGCATTTCCCTGGCTCATTCAGGTAAAGTAACTGCCAGTTCCTTTGTGGATGAGTCCTCAAAAGCAACGAAGGAGACAAGTTGCTCAGGCAGGGGTTGAGCAAGCAAGGGGAAGGCTGGCAGCCCTCAGGGAGAGGTGGCAGGGGGAGAGCCAAGGAGCTGACTAACCCCCAGGGGCAGCAGCAGTTCCCGTCTCCGACATGCTCCGTTCCCGCGTCTCCTTGTGCCCTCCTGCCAGCCCCAGGCTCGTGGGCTTGGCCTCTGAGCTGGACTTCTTTCGGTCCTTGTTGCACCACTTCCAATCTGGGTGGGCCTTGAAGTGGGCCTCTTTCACCTGGCAGGAAAGGGCAGGGCGACCCTTCACTCACCACCCCaccagagaacactgggaagagcCAAGGAGAGGAAGAATTACCTGGAAGGCCAGATCGTGGTATTTCTGCTTCTCCTTGGGCCCCAGGGCATACCACCACTCTCCCAGGATCTTGCTGACGGTCCGGTTATCCTGGTTGGGGTGCCGCTGGTGGACCAAGGCCCGGTGCCGCTTGCTGAAGATCATAAAGGCATTCATGGGCCGACGGATGTGATCCTTCTCCCGCTGCCATTAACAGAGCCCAGAGAAGGACAGTTAGGGCTGGGACacaggcttggggtgggggggtggcaaaGCTCGGGTATAAGGGAAACACCTTGTTAGGACTTCGTCCATCCTTCTCAGAAGATGAGTCTCGTTCCTTGGGCAGGGCACTCAGGGACTGGGTCCGGCGCTTTCcgggtggcagaggcagctgaATCTCAGGAGACATGATGGAGAGGAAGCTGTGGGGAGCATGAGGGACAGTGAAGAGCATGTGTTTGATTCTGCAACCCCCAGCTCCCTAGCCTACGCCAGGCCCCGAGGACTCACGCATCATCATGGTCACTCTCTGTCTCGCTATCCAGCCGAGGCTCTCCTGGGGGGCCAGGGGCCTCCTCCTCAGTAGCGGGGGGAAGACTTTTACCAGGATCCACACCCCCCAAAGTGAGTGGAGGTCCAGGCCCTGGGCTCTCAGGGCATGTGGCTCCAGGGGGCCGCCCAGGGTCAGCACTCCCTGCCCCTCCTGGTGACTGCTCATGAGCAACAGCAGCTGATTCAGCAGGTTCTAGGAACAGAACAGTCAATCAGAGGGCTCCTGGGCTACCTGGACCCCCATCCCCAAGCCTTCCCATAGTCCCTACCCCGTACCTTTGCTCTGGTTGGAGGCCACAGGGTGGCTGGCAGGTTGCTGGGCCTCACTAGGCTGGACAGAGGGGTCTGGCTGGCTGGGTGCCAGAAAGGGGACCAAAGAGTGCCAGGGGAACACAGCCACAGAACGAGGTTCCACATTTGTCCACACTGTAGGAAGGAGCCATGTGAGCTGGGTGCCAGGAGAGCTTGGCCCTAACTTCCACCACAACTTAAGTTCATCCCCAACCTGTGTGAAGTGGCTCCACCCAGTCTTTATACCCTGTGCCTCTTAGGTCGGTCAGTAAGACATCAgtcaggaaaacaacaacaaaaaatccctaAAAggcttctagattttttttaaaaggacacagaagcaggaaagagaaatagtgctcatgccccctcctccctcccaacctCCACCAGCCCTGCCACCAGGGACCAAGCCAGAGGAACTGGCTCCTGCCACAAACCAGGTCACTCTCAGCTGCCATTCCCCACTCTCATGTCCTAAGACCTTTGCAAGGCTGGACAGTCCTCCCCACAACCATGCCGTCACACTCTCAGCAACTCTCTGCCGTCTGTCGTAGCCCCTTCACCTGGGCCTCACACTCCCCCTTCTCCATTCCTGAGGTCAATGGTCCTatttccccttctgtctctactcaTTTCCAGGGCCTGGAATCTCAAACAGCCCCACAGTGAGGAACACCCTccttgccgccccccccccccaaccagtcCCCAGAGAGCTAGACCTGCCCTTCCTGGGTGGGGTCCAGGTGGCTCTCCTCTTTTGTCTCCTAAACAGACTCCAACACCCAGTCAGAAGCCTCCCTCCCTGTGAACCCCTGGGCTTATCTCATGCCCAGTGTCCAGTCTCCTGGCCCAGAAAGATGGAGGGTGTGGCAAACTCCCCAGAAGAAGAGGCAGGGACAATGGGACAGAGGAGAGAACTGTTGTAAGGCTGCCCAGAGAAAGCTAAAGTGCCAGGTGTTTCCTTGAGGTGATAGACAGGAAGATAATTCCACCACCAGTGGGGTTTTTAGAAGGTCCAACATTCAGGCCCAGCTCCACCTGAAAGCTGGGTGGGAAAGTAGGTGAGATCCTTGAGCTGGGACCACGCCTGCTGGACTGAGGAGCAAAGCTATCAGTGAGCTTCCCCACACTGCCAGGCCGCAGGCTCCAGGGGAAGTGGAACCAGCAGAGAAGAGAGGCCCCTGCtcagggggagagggaaggagggaaacgCCCTATCTCTGATATCCATCATTCCCTGCCTCCCCCTGTTCCAGAGCAACCTGACCTGAGGTGACCCCACCCCAATACCTTCAGAAATCGACTCTGGGGGAGCACTATATCAAGAACTGGCCTCGAGACCTGATTCTGAGGGACTGACAAAGGAAAGGAGCCTTAAAGGAAAGAGGGAACAGGGAAGCAGGGAAACAAAACTGGAAGGCACTCAAGATTCCCAACATCCTTGCCCCCCACACCAAGGCCAGCTAGGGACTCCAACCCCAAGACAGCCTGCAAGGCCCTGGATGTGTTTCCATCTCCACGAAAATCTTTCTCATCAAGACCtcctagctgtcttggaaacAGGGAGGGAATGGAGAGGCCAAGCAGACAATGGGGCAGTCCTTTGGTCCTACCCTCATCCCAGTGTAGTACCCTCCAGGTAGGTGTGCCTCTCTCCCGCCCTCCCTACAAATCACACCATAAATACTGCTACCCACAGTCTGTTCTGAGCAACGGTGCTTCTCACAAAACCTGTCCTGAGATCACTCCTCTATGCCCCCTCACTGCCCTCATCCCACCTCTTCCACCAGCAGGACTCGGTCTGCTCCTATTCTAACCCAGACTCCAAAGCCTGTTACTCTGTAGCCCTTACCCACCAATCACAACGGATCTGTTCCACCCGTCACTTAAGCACCACACCTGTCTCCATGTACACCCCACTCCTCACTCCCACCGCTCGGCTACACTCACACCTGCCTAACACCAACCACTCGGCCCCGCTAGATTCTAAACTTTCTCTGCCATCCCTTTACTCTTCCTCAACCGCGCAGGTACTACATCCTATAACCGATACTCCGCACTTAGCACCCCGACATCTTGACCCCTGCAGTCCCAGCGCCGGACGCTACTGACCGAACATGCCGAGGCCACGAGAGGCCGCGCCGGACGCGGGTATCAGGGGCCTGTGGGCCGAGTACATGGTCCGGAGCGGCGGGAGCCCGACAGGGGCTCGCACCTCCTCAGCGGCCGACGCCGCTCTGCCCGTAGCCCGGTCCTTGGCCGTCGCCGCTCCGGCCCGGGGGGAGCGGGAGGCCGTCGCCGCATgccccccccccgcagcccccTCCGGCCGCCCCACGCGGGGGTCTTCGCCGGACGCGCCTGCGCAAAGCGCCGCCTGCCTCCCGCCGCCCAGGGGGCGGGGGAGGTCAGTGCGAGTcgtccccgccccgccccccggcGCGCGCGGGGGCCGTCACGGGGCGCGCGGCTCGGGGGCCATCGGCGccgccccctccctttccctcctccctcgcAGAGTCCAGCAGGCGGGGCAGGTGGGGCGGGGCGCGGCGCGCGTGCGCGGGGGCGGCCCCCTCCCTTCtccgctggctggctggctcgctccctccctccctcgaaGCTCCGGCGGGTAACGGCTCTGGCCCCGCGCGCCCGGCAGACAGCGCCGCCGCCCCGCCTTTCCGGGCCCTGGGCCGGCGGCTGGGCACCAGGTCGACCTCGGGTCCCAGGCGGATAGACGGACTAGCGTGGTTGCGTCCGTGCGCTCCAAGCGAGCCCCGCGCCGAACCACCGCCGCCTCCCCGCCCCGCCACTACTACGCGCTCCCCTCCCCCCGCCGCGCCTTCCCCCCGCCCCTTCCCCGCTTCCCCCGCGGCCTTCCGCGCAAGCCCGGCCCCCTGCGCTTGAGCCCATTGGCTGCTGACGCCGCGCGCGGGTCAGGCCCCACCGCGCCCACC
The sequence above is drawn from the Peromyscus leucopus breed LL Stock chromosome 1, UCI_PerLeu_2.1, whole genome shotgun sequence genome and encodes:
- the Cic gene encoding protein capicua homolog isoform X3, with protein sequence MKPMKKVCPSLVGSASGSKSPPATRAKALRRREAGEGDKPEEEDEEAQPQEQTGPEEAEEGEEEEAERDPGAEGPPPELQPNDPTPGLAEDPKGDGEAGRWEPSLSRKTATFKSRAPKKKYVEEHGAGSGGMAGAPEERERTPEDASALGVPPRPPTSTRSSSTDTASEHSADLEDEPAEACGPGPWPSGGPSGAYDLRQLRSQRVLARRGDGLFLPAVVRQVRRSQDLGVQFPGDRALTFYEGVSGGGVDVVLDATPPPGALMVGTAVCTCVEPGVAAYREGVVVEVATKPAAYKVRLSPGPSSHPGPPGTLPQAQQPLHREPEEAVWVTRSSLRLLRPPWEPEALLRKLPAGPEEEQAEPGVTLPPCPSSLESKQPEDAEVSNISFGSNLGTHCAEGEEKHPPALGTPVLLPLPPPQLLSPPPKSPAFAGPGRPGEQPSPCQEGSQGGSRSSSVASLEKGAAPSARARTPLTAAQQKYKKGDVVCTPNGIRKKFNGKQWRRLCSRDGCMKESQRRGYCSRHLSMRTKEMEGLADSGPGGTGRPAGVAAREGSTEFDWGDETSRDSEASSVAARGDSRPRLVAPADLSRFEFDECEAAVMLVSLGSSRSGTPSFSPVSTQSPFSPAPSPSPSPLFGFRPANFSPINASPVIQRTAVRSRHLSASTPKAGVLTPPDLGPHPPPPAPRERHSSGILPTFQTNLTFTVPISPGRRKTELLPHPGTLGASGAGGGGAAPDFPKSDSLDSGVDSVSHTPAPSTPAGFRAVSPAVPFSRSRQPSPLLLLPPPAGLTSDPGPSVRRVPAVQRDSPVIVRNPDVPLPSKFPGEVGTAGEARAGGPGRGCRETPVPPGVASGKPGLPPPLPAPVPITVPPAAPTAVAQPMPTLGLASSPFQPVAFHPSPAALLPVLVPSSYPSHPAPKKEVIMGRPGTVWTNVEPRSVAVFPWHSLVPFLAPSQPDPSVQPSEAQQPASHPVASNQSKEPAESAAVAHEQSPGGAGSADPGRPPGATCPESPGPGPPLTLGGVDPGKSLPPATEEEAPGPPGEPRLDSETESDHDDAFLSIMSPEIQLPLPPGKRRTQSLSALPKERDSSSEKDGRSPNKREKDHIRRPMNAFMIFSKRHRALVHQRHPNQDNRTVSKILGEWWYALGPKEKQKYHDLAFQVKEAHFKAHPDWKWCNKDRKKSSSEAKPTSLGLAGGHKETRERSMSETGTAAAPGVSSELLSVAAQTLLTSDTKPPGSGPCGTERLHTVGGPGSARPRAFSHSGVHSLDAGEVDSQALQELTQMVSGPTSYSGPKPSPQYGAPGSFAAPGEGGTLATSGRPPLLPSRASRSQRAASEDMTSDEERMVICEEEGDDDVIADDSFGTTDIDLKCKERVTDSESGDSSGEDPEGNKGFGRKVFSPVIRSSFTHCRPTLDPEPPGPPDPPAAFSKGYGPTPSSSSSPASTSVSTSFSLGSGTFKTQESGQGGTAVPLRPPPPGVGGPTTPSKTTRFLPTDPGTFRRKRPESVGSLEAPGPSVIAAPPSVGGNILQTLVLPPSKEEREGSGTRVPSTPAPSLAYGAPAAPLSRPAATMVTNVVRPVSSTPVPIASKPFPTSGRAEASSNDTGARTEMGTGSRVPGGSPLGVSLVYSDKKSAAATSPAPHLVAGPLLGTVGKAPATVTNLLVGTPGYGAPASSAVQFIAQGAPGSVTPAGSGASAGSGPNGPVPLGILQPGALGKAGGITQVQYILPTLPQQLQVAPAPAPPPGTKAAAPSGPAPTTSIRFTLPPGTSTNGKVLAATAPTAGIPILQSVPSAPPPKAQSVSPVQATPSGGSAQLLPGKVLVPLAAPSMPVRGAGAGQPLPLVSSPFSVPVQNGAQQPSKIIQLTPVPVSTPSGLVPPLSPATMPGPTSQPQKVLLPSSTRITYVQSAGGHTLPLGTSPACSQAGTVTSYGPTSSVALGFTSLGPSGPAFVQPLLSAGQAPLLAPGQVGVSPVPSPQLPPACTAPGGPVITAFYPGSPAPTSAPLGPPSQAPPSLVYTVATSTPPPAAAILPKGPAASATATPAPTSPFSSTTGSMTYSLVAPKAQRPSPKAPQKVKAAIASIPVGSFESGATGRPGPTSRQSLDSGAAREPAAPESELDGQPTPPVPPPPPETWPPAARSSPPLPLPAEERPGTKGPETASKFPSSSSDWRVPGLGLESRGEPPTPPSPAPAPATVPSGSSSGSSEGSSGRAAGETPERKEVTSSGKKMKVRPPPLKKTFDSVDSRVLSEVDFEERFAELPEFRPEEVLPSPTLQSLATSPRAILGSYRKKRKNSTDLDSAPEDPTSPKRKMRRRSSCSSEPNTPKSAKCEGDIFTFDRTGTETEDVLGELEYEKVPYSSLRRTLDQRRALVMQLFQDHGFFPSAQATAAFQARYADIFPSKVCLQLKIREVRQKIMQAATPTEQPPGAEAPLSGPPPTGMAATPVPTPSPAGCPDPTSPGSDSGTAQAAPPLPPPPEPGPGQPGWEGASQPSPPPSGPSTAATGR